Part of the Pelmatolapia mariae isolate MD_Pm_ZW linkage group LG3_W, Pm_UMD_F_2, whole genome shotgun sequence genome is shown below.
ttaaaatagaaaaacacgTCTGAAGGATTTTAGCGTCTCTGACTAACATCTGCAGGGTCACCGTTTCACCCACTCACCTCCTCCACCCGCAGCGTGTCACATGTCACTATTGTGTGCAGAGAGCAAAGGAAGCTCTgctaattaaaatattttttatacattaaaaatcaaaatcaggGCTGgctcctctgtgtttctgtgccgTGAACCAAACACACGATGTCCCCACTACAACAATACAGAGTAACGAACAAACTACTGTGGCTGTTAACACTAAACTCAAGCTGCAAACACAACTTCGAGTAATCACAGGTGAGTAAAACATTACTGCAGACACCATAAAAATCACGTGTAACAAAAATATTTGCCCTCCGTGTATTTTAACGTCCTTTACTGACCTTTTCTTTGGGAGCTTCGCCGTGGACATCCACTTTCTCGAAGACCAGGAAGTAAACAGCTCTGGTCATGTGACAATATACTCCAAGCACGTGCCACTGCATACACTTATTTCTCcacattataatatttaatcAGAAACTGttgtttaaaacaacaacaacacactgaGGATCTCATTGGCTGTTTCTAAAACACCTGTTaaactctttttatttattgacttTTAACTCGGAATTAAAGTGCTGTGTtctcagctttatttatttattattaaacttGTGGTTTTCATTGCAGACTGGAAGCTGCAGAGACATGAAAGATGATACGAAACTGAACTTTTGCCTCTTTTAAAGAAGCAAAAGACATTtaggcatttatttattttaaatacttatttatgaattatttgaaaataaaagccaACACTAAGCTTTCCTTGTTAGTGTGCAGAACAAACCTGATGGCACTAAATTGAGGGTCCCCCCACCAAGGCTGTGAGCACGGTGGCAGAAAATAACAAAGCTGGCTGAATCCAAACAAAGCGAAAAACCTGCCTGGTTATCACAGTAAACACAACAGTGTTTGCTCAGTATACTTTATTTATGGGCTGTTTCCGTTGCACCTTGCACTGAGTTACTAAGCAACTGAAACAGCCTCATAAATGTTACCAGAGGGAGAAAACAGTGCCTACAGTCACAGCCTCCATATTTGTAGTTCCTTGTTTGTAGGACAATTTCTCCAGAACACGTGTTGATCATACTTATTGATAGTCTATaatagagatggcacgataccacttttttatgtccgataccaatatcataaatttggatatctgccgataccgatatgaatccgatatagtgtgttttttaatcaataaaactgttttttaaatatcttgctgcattttgtataagttcatactcaagtttaaataaacaacaacactaaagctattctgttatacctgtatgttaaaaaaaaaaaatacactgcgcccaaaatatttcatagttcagcaacactgatcagtctaataaaattaaacctactccatccttcctattctggtattttaaagagtacttagcagaaatattaagcaaactaactaatagggttgcaaactcccagcaaaaaaaaatagggagccaccccccaccctccacctcatgatgcttaatcgatgtaatcaactttaatttgatgcagggttaaaaaaaatgcacagaaataaattatttttcgagaataattaaatagattcaacatctttcttcaacagaattgcagactgcacagatggtatcttcccaaaggaaaaagtactatagcttactagggtatattagacttaacagttactatatacagtaatggacttctatacattttacatcagattaaaactttgggtgtaagattcagataattatttattgaaagcTAGACGCcgttacgccgtgtcgcaagttttgtgaggtgcttttttgatatttaatggatcggattacatttcttatttctcaccgatatccgatccagtaatttaggtcagtatcggaccaaTACCGATAcataatatcggatcggtccatctctagtctATAATAAGTAGTGTTGTTGGGAGCTGTGCTGAGCTTTTCTGTGTCACTTTGTCACAGAACAGCATCATCAAGGTGTGATGCCCAAATTGGCCAGGAGGTGTCGCTGTGAGATGGTTTCAAGCCTCACTTTGTCCATCATTAATGAGGTTTACAGGCATCTTCTTCAGATCACCTTTGCTGAGAAGCTCACCAGGATCAAAGAAACAGGAACAGAAAAgccaaatatttttaaaatgtccaacATGAAAACCACAACTGacacttttctgtgttttctatcACCTGGTTTTACTTCTGCTTCCCCCCCACAGCTTTCACTacagtgtaacacacactttgtacACAGAGTTGGTTTGCTGAGGCCGGGGTGGCTCAGCTTACAGGGTGGTGGGTCTCAGAGGACAGATCGACATATAAAGTGTGACTCGTGGTGTAGCTGGCTCTGACCTTGGACTGTGTGTTTTATCCATTTTGTTGGTGTGACACTGGCATGTTTATCCTTCCATTTTCATCATTATTGTACTAATAAATGATCTTTTAGAGTTTTgttagttttcattttattcccACAGTTGAGACGGTTGGTGAGACctccaatgtgtgtgtgtgtgtgtgtgtgtgttcctgtctagctatctttgtgaggaccgaaatctgcattctactatacttgtgaggacacacaacccggtcctcacatttttgaaggcatttaaaggcatttttgaggctcaaaatgtggttttagtgtcaagGTTACAATTatgttatggttaggtttagggtaaggggctagggaaagtattatgtcaatgagggtcctcactaagatagctgaacggggttgtgtgtgtgtgtgtgtgtgttacatttatttttagtgtttgcTTGATGAGACGTCGATAATCAGGTTTATTGAGACTCTGTGAACTCATaatttttcataatttttttaaacttatttatattttattgaacTGCTTTCAGGAAGTTGCTGTTATTGTAACACCTGCACTGCTTTTCCTGAAGCTTGTCTCTGACAGTAATTAAACATAATaagtaaaagcaaacaaacaccgAACTATGGAGACGCATGGATCTAACATCCATCTCCATAGATCCAGGTCAGAAAAGCCTCATTGTGCAAACATCTGAAGCACCAACAGTATAAATCTTTAAAATAGTTTCCTTTGTTATGTGTTTTTTGTCAAATTTTAGGCTGAAAGAATGAAAGTTGGGGAATTTTTGCTCCTGTTAAAAGTCCACACAGGTTAAAAAGGAGAATTAGAATCAGATCCTGATCATGCACTGAAGCAGCGCCCCCTCTGCTGAAAGtgaaagtgtgattttattgCTTCTCAACTGTTTTGAGAAGCAGAGCTAAAAATCAGAAGTGGGGAATGTGGGGGTCTTTCCACCTGGGTTCATAAGCAGAAGAAGGGGCAAGTAGACCAGAGGGGAGGGAATCCCCCACATTCCCAGTAATTAAGTCTCGCTGTGGGCATCCCCACTATGATCGATCATGATGTCATCACATGACTGAACGTGACTCTATCCCAGATCACTCAGGAGGAGCTGATGTGTTATTTATGGCATGATTTGAATCAAAGCTTAAACATTAAGATCACTTCATTACGCTGGTTACATTTCTCACCCAGCTATAAGCTCTACTGCACTTCAGcgtgactctctctctctcatcagcTCAGTCACATGTGGATACACTTTAACATGACATCAATACACTGCTTCTCTTTATGATTACAACACACAACAATGACTTCTTTTTAACTCAATCACATATGACTGATATGTGATAgctctgtgagtctgtgtttgtCAATCACAGCATAATTAATATCACATTTATTACATCATACATGTTAAAGTATGATGTAATAGATATCACAAAGATATCTAAAtgtggtacacacacacacgcaaatcACAGTAAAAGGTCAGGTCGTCAGGATTCAGGTATTGGAAACATGGAAACATTTCACTGTAATAATTATATTCTGATGAAACCTCATTGATCAGattttgaatcttttttttattatattctgATTAAATTTAAGGATAATTAATTATTACCAGAATCAAATAGAGCTGTGTCACTCTACACACAGTAAGGCTGGCTGTTAAGTCCTTTCACACTCTCTCAGATGTAGTCAGAGTCTTCTATCTACAAGCCTATGAAACTGTTGTGCGTCCTTTGGAGGAGCAGCTGCGATCACCGTGTTCCTGTTGTGTTCCTCTGACATCTCGTTCCCTTTAATCATTGACAACATGTTACTGTAAAACATTAACAATGATACACCGTTTTCAAATATGTATCTGCCCACATCTAAAGAAGAGCTCTGCATGTCCTTCATTAACCTATAAAATGAGTTTTCAGCAGTGCTGTTAAACAAATCagtgaaatgagagtgagtgtgATGAAGAGCTGAAGAAGAAACCCACAGCAGACACAATGATGACGAACTGTTACCGATTTATTTGATTTCAGTCACATGTTCACCGAATACTGATGTTATTCAAGAACATGGAACAACAACAGTAAACTCTGTGGATCATGTTAATATCTATGAAACAAAACACTCAAGTTTTTAAACAGGTCATTTGGTTCAAATGTTTGAAAACGtcatcaaatgcaaacatgaaaCGACACATGACAACAATAAATACATAACttatattaattaaataataggaCGAGGTATTAGatgtaaaaacaagaaaacacacaaattgtAACAAAATGTCAAGAAGAGGCTTGAAAATCAAAGAATCCAAGAAACTCTTTCAGgtcatatttaaatgtttttattctcaTGATGAAGTTTAAGCTTGTTTCATCACACACTCATCTGTCTGTGAGCGAAACACTGACTTTGGCTTAAAGGCAGTGAAAGCACAAAGTCACAAATCAGACTATGACGTTAAAGTCTGAACATCGAGTCCCAACCAGCAGGAAGTTTCACAGTAAATGTAATACATTTGTTGTAGCTTTAAAAACCTAgagtataaatcagcttttttctgtttataaaGTGCAGCAGTTACTTAAAGTGTTCAGCTTATAGTTCAGTTTCTCTGAGACATTAAAGTTAACAGACAACTAACAAAGTTTGCATAAAACAAGAGCGCTTAATGTGAGCTCCATAAATCCTGTTCCTGGTACTTCACAGTCTACTGGCGATTTTCCAACagttttacttttcattttaatttgtccATCAGAGACACTTTGAGGTGTCACTGAAAGATTTAAGTGCACCTTAACCAGTGAGGTAAAGACTAAATAAATATTCATTAAACATGCTGACAGTGAGGCAGAGGAGCGTTTCTTCTCCAGGCTGAACTTCACAGTTTTGTATTGAAGGAGGAAATCCATCAGTTTCACTGCTTGATGTTTCCAAGCAGATCCTCcagagtctgacagcagccACTCTGACTGAAGACTTCTGTAAGAAATATTTCCTGTTTACATCCTCTGAACCTTCCACTCTAGGTTTTCTTTTATGACACTTTTTTTATGTGAAAATGAGCTCGATAAATAAGCTGGACAAGGCTCGAGTCTTCAGCTGGGGTCAAAGTTCAAATCAGGCTCACATCCTTTTTAGGAGTGACCTTATGATGATCTCAGTGCTGCTGGGCCGAGTGTCTCCCTGTGGATGCTGGTTTGAATCCCCAATTTGACTGAAGATCCAGCACAGATAAATCTCTGATGCTCTCAGCTCCATTAACACCAACGCTCCTTTGAGCAAGGCAGCTAGACTGGTAgtggttgtttttctgtctcatCATCCTCTGGATGCTTCTGTTGATAGAAGTAGAATAATGACTCTGATGACACAAGAAGCAACAACAAGTTTgtgttaatttgtttgtttctttcttacTTACAGTTCGATTCtgatgatggcagcaaaaaTATAGAGTAAGACCACCAACAGCTACAGCCGATATGAAAGTGATGAGAAGAACCACAGCGACCCTGGATCGACCTGCTGAAGTAGAAAAGACAAGAAGGTcaccacaaatacacaaaacccaaacaggaaTGATGCAGAGAGGGTTGGACTGTTTTCTCACCATTTGTTGGAGTCGTGTCCTGAGGATCTGGAGTTTGCAGCGGCGTCTCTGTCGTTGAGGTTGTAGCAAAGTTTGAATCTAAAAGACAAAACAGCCAAAATCCATTATGAAAATTAGGCTGAAAGTTTGTATCAGGGGACAAAACAACTTTGAATTTGGAACCACAAACATCACCAAAACAAATCTTCTCACCGACTACAAGTTCAACAACAGCAGCTTTCACTCTGCTCCGCAGCTTGGGGATGAAGCATCGGTATCTGCCGTTGTCTTCCTCCGACACGTTCAGGATCTTCAGTGAAATGTTCCCGTGTTTCATGTCGTCCATGAACAGCTCCGTCCTCCTGAAGTACGAGGCCATCTTCATGTCGGGGACCTCCTTCCTGTCCCTGTACAGGTGAACGTACTCCACTCGGCTCAGCCGGTCCGACGGGTCGGGCTTCAGGTCGGGTTTGGACCACTCCACCGTCAGACCCTGGACATCGAACATGGGCTCCAGGTGGCACGGCAGGATGACATCATCACCTGGAGCGGCGATGATTGGAAGATTTGAACCAATCACCAGAACCTCACCtggaaacagacaaaaaattaaACCTCCTGAACTCCCACAGACCCCTGTTGAGTTACACACCAAAGACCTGGAGATCATGAACAGCCCCACTGGCCTCTGTGCTGTTACTTAAGTCTTTCTTAATATACACTACAAACTTTCAGACATGTGCTATTGGCTGTTTGTTGTTCTGTTACAGGCTGACTGACTCTTGTGTACCGTTTGTGGTCCTGAATttctaacattttatttaactaTATTAAGCTTCATCAAGgaataatgtgtttattaaagttTAACAACCGATTGATCAGGCTGATGCTCATCCAAGTTCTAAGAAACAACACAAGTATTTATTCATAATAATAGTTCATGTGACTCATCCTCAGTAAGTTTTACACTCAAAGTAAACAAGCTGATTTAAGTCAATCACACAgtctgctttgtgttttcactGATTCATGTTGCCCTTCTAATTATTTACTTGTTAAGACTGACTGTTTAACCTCGCTGCCAGTTCAGATTTAATAACTAACAAATTTTAGTTATTAAAAATTTGAAACTACAAATCCAGAGTAAACTACAGAACACGCACAAACACCTGATTGGACGAACGAGCCACGTGGGCAGTCAGAGCTCATTCCTCAGTCATGACGGCGGATTATGAAACTAACACGTTTTCTTTATAAAAGCGAGGCGGGTTTGTGGAAACACATGTTGTCAGCAGCAGCATGTGTGCGGGCAGAGTCTGCATCATTCCGGATCAATAATCAGTCTTTTAGTTTCGGCTCACCGGACGTTGTTTTTGTAACTCTGCTCTTTCTCCCCTCTGACAAACACACGGCTCTAATAAACACGTCACACGTTAGACCTGCTCGGTGAATCATCTCCATCGTGTCcgttaaaaataaaactcaattgAGAGCAGTCGCTTCACACAGTCAGAACCTGCCTGACAATCTTCTCGTTTTAAGCTTCTTCCGGTTTTAAAGTAACTCACTGACAGCTGTCATCACTGTTAGTGACGCACAACACAGCACAGCTGATAATAGTcaattcagctttttcacatcCGCCAGTTTTTGATTTAAATTCACTGTAATTGACACTAACATGCAGCTGGAAGCTGGAAACATCCGTTTACCTTGTACAGGAGTCCAGACGGACAAAGCCGAGCACAGGAGAAAAGTCCAGAGTGAGAAAAAGGAAGAGTCCTTAAAGTAGAAGTTGTTCAGAGACATGATCGATGATTTATAAATTCCGTTTTCTGACTGAAGCGAGTTTTTTTTTGGAAACTGCAGTCCGATCAGTCCCTGCCTGCTTCGAACGACTTGAATGAATGAGCTGCGAGGATCACTCGCTGTTTATATACAACAGTCTCCGCCTACGGCAATCTGATTGGTTTAAGCGGTTGTAATTTAGACCTAGATTGTTATGAAGTCCCGTGATGTGATGACGCAGGGGAAACCCACAGTGAAACCTGTCTGTCGTGCTTTATCGCATCACCGAAATTACTTTGTACTTGGATCACTTAGAAACTCCGAGGCTCAGCTTCATGAAAATAATCTGTTCAGTCTCACTTTCTGTTCAGTTTGAAGACTCAGAGATGTTATAATGTGTCTcactgataaaaataaaaacaagccaacCTTTCAGGTGAAGTAAGCGACTCTGAACATAATAGAG
Proteins encoded:
- the LOC134617129 gene encoding myelin-oligodendrocyte glycoprotein-like isoform X2, coding for MSLNNFYFKDSSFFSLWTFLLCSALSVWTPVQGEVLVIGSNLPIIAAPGDDVILPCHLEPMFDVQGLTVEWSKPDLKPDPSDRLSRVEYVHLYRDRKEVPDMKMASYFRRTELFMDDMKHGNISLKILNVSEEDNGRYRCFIPKLRSRVKAAVVELVVDSNFATTSTTETPLQTPDPQDTTPTNGRSRVAVVLLITFISAVAVGGLTLYFCCHHQNRTKHPEDDETEKQPLPV
- the LOC134617129 gene encoding myelin-oligodendrocyte glycoprotein-like isoform X1; this translates as MSLNNFYFKDSSFFSLWTFLLCSALSVWTPVQGEVLVIGSNLPIIAAPGDDVILPCHLEPMFDVQGLTVEWSKPDLKPDPSDRLSRVEYVHLYRDRKEVPDMKMASYFRRTELFMDDMKHGNISLKILNVSEEDNGRYRCFIPKLRSRVKAAVVELVVDSNFATTSTTETPLQTPDPQDTTPTNAGRSRVAVVLLITFISAVAVGGLTLYFCCHHQNRTKHPEDDETEKQPLPV